From one Paramormyrops kingsleyae isolate MSU_618 chromosome 1, PKINGS_0.4, whole genome shotgun sequence genomic stretch:
- the ube2h gene encoding ubiquitin-conjugating enzyme E2 H, which produces MSSPSPAKRRMDTDVVKLIESKHEVTILSGLNELLVKFYGPQGTPYEDGVWKVRVDLPEKYPFKSPSIGFMNKIFHPNIDEASGTVCLDVINQTWSALYDLTNIFESFLPQLLAYPNPIDPLNGDAAAMYLHRPEEYKRRIREYIQKYATEEALKEQEERAGDSSSESSMSDFSEDEAQDMEL; this is translated from the exons CATTGAAAGCAAACATGAAGTGACGATACTCAGCGGACTCAACGAATTACTCGTGAAGTTTTATGGACCTCAAGGAA CGCCATACGAAGATGGTGTGTGGAAGGTGCGAGTAGATCTACCAGAGAAATATCCATTCAAGTCCCCCTCTATAG GGTTCATGAATAAAATTTTTCACCCCAACATCGATGAAGC GTCAGGAACAGTTTGCCTGGATGTCATCAACCAGACGTGGTCGGCCCTGTACG ATCTCACCAATATCTTTGAGTCGTTCTTGCCTCAGTTGCTGGCGTACCCCAACCCCATTGATCCCCTGAACGGGGATGCGGCTGCCATGTACCTGCACCGGCCGGAAGAATACAAGCGCAGAATCAGAG AATACATCCAGAAATATGCAACAGAGGAGGCGCTGAAGGAGCAGGAAGAGCGGGCCGGGGACTCCTCGTCGGAGAGCTCCATGTCAGATTTCTCTGAGGACGAAGCCCAAGATATGGAGTTGTAG